In Apium graveolens cultivar Ventura chromosome 10, ASM990537v1, whole genome shotgun sequence, the following are encoded in one genomic region:
- the LOC141692946 gene encoding myrcene synthase, chloroplastic-like, producing the protein MSTLLVNDHPLPVTRRSGNYKSCKWNDDFVQKLATDYTEERFSGRVNELKGNVLEMLNNVTLPLDQLELIDNLQRLGLGYRFDQEIKSTLTKIYEDQSKETLDRKDLHAVALEFRLLRQHGFNVSQDVFKSFMEDGSFKDCVCEDTRGILSLYEAYFFSLEGESLIEAAWGFTSTTLEKHLDYITDPNLSIKVRRALELPLNWRMPRLDARWSIDLYETSNNMNPALLELAKLDYNIVQGFYQEELKIVSRWWKKTGFSKKLSFTRDRLVQSFVWSVGICPEPQFGYCRMELAKQIQIISAIDDVYDVYGTLDELELFTDAIQRWDISSIKVLPDYMKVCFVLLYNFVHEQVYRTLRKQNLNVLPHLKKVWADLLKSYLVEARWYYTGYKPTLQEYLDNGIGSIAQVTIMVQSYICSTNPINMEALEFLESMPDILKIASIISRTVEDFGTSSDELARGDVPKAIQCYMNDNGASEEVARQELMGLVRKKWTQVNKCRVQDMPLTRSFIEVLLNPTRSAHCIYVSGDGFGIEGGRSKDTLYSLIVQPIPL; encoded by the exons ATGAGCACTCTTTTAGTTAACGATCATCCTCTACCTGTCACAAGGCGATCCGGGAATTACAAATCTTGTAAATGGAACGACGATTTTGTGCAGAAGTTGGCCACTGATTACACT GAAGAACGATTTAGTGGGAGAGTGAATGAGCTGAAAGGAAATGTGTTAGAGATGTTGAATAATGTTACTTTGCCTTTAGATCAGCTTGAGCTGATTGATAACCTGCAGAGACTTGGATTAGGTTATCGTTTCGATCAAGAAATAAAGAGTACCTTGACAAAGATTTACGAGGATCAGAGTAAGGAGACGTTGGATAGGAAGGATTTGCATGCTGTTGCTCTCGAATTCAGACTTCTCAGGCAACATGGATTTAATGTATCACAAG ATGTTTTCAAGAGTTTTATGGAGGATGGAAGCTTTAAAGATTGTGTTTGTGAAGATACCAGAGGAATTTTGAGTTTGTACGAAGCTTACTTCTTCTCCTTGGAAGGAGAgtctttaattgaggctgcctGGGGCTTTACATCTACAACACTTGAAAAGCATTTAGACTATATAACCGACCCAAATCTTAGCATCAAAGTGAGACGAGCCTTGGAGCTTCCATTAAATTGGAGGATGCCAAGATTAGATGCCAGGTGGTCAATAGATTTGTACGAAACAAGTAATAACATGAATCCTGCATTACTAGAACTCGCTAAGTTAGACTACAACATTGTGCAAGGCTTCTACCAAGAGGAACTTAAAATTGTGTCAAG GTGGTGGAAGAAAACAGGGTTTTCCAAAAAACTGAGCTTCACTAGAGATAGGCTGGTGCAATCTTTCGTATGGAGCGTGGGAATATGTCCAGAACCACAGTTTGGATATTGCAGAATGGAATTAGCTAAGCAAATACAAATAATTTCAGCTATAGATGATGTTTATGATGTTTATGGGACTTTGGATGAACTTGAACTCTTCACTGATGCCATCCAGAG GTGGGATATTAGTTCCATAAAAGTTCTCCCGGACTACATGAAGGTTTGCTTTGTTCTGCTTTACAACTTTGTACATGAACAAGTATACCGCACTTTGAGGAAGCAGAACCTTAATGTTTTGCCACACCTGAAAAAAGTG TGGGCTGATCTGTTGAAATCTTACCTGGTGGAGGCACGGTGGTATTACACTGGATACAAACCAACACTGCAAGAGTACCTGGACAATGGAATAGGGTCAATTGCACAAGTTACCATCATGGTTCAATCGTACATTTGCTCTACAAATCCTATTAACATGGAAGCCTTAGAGTTTCTAGAGTCTATGCCGGATATATTAAAAATTGCATCAATAATTAGTCGAACAGTTGAAGATTTTGGCACTTCCTCG GATGAGTTAGCGAGAGGAGACGTTCCCAAGGCGATCCAATGTTACATGAATGATAATGGAGCTAGTGAAGAAGTTGCACGTCAAGAATTGATGGGTTTGGTGAGGAAGAAATGGACACAAGTAAACAAGTGTCGCGTTCAGGACATGCCTTTGACACGCTCTTTCATTGAGGTTCTGCTAAATCCTACTAGGTCCGCGCATTGTATTTATGTTAGTGGTGATGGATTTGGTATTGAAGGCGGTAGAAGTAAGGATACGCTGTATTCACTGATCGTTCAGCCCATCCCTTTGTAG
- the LOC141691588 gene encoding uncharacterized protein LOC141691588, producing the protein MAWNIDVKTTTIANCFRHCKIRSKENDEQELGEINEGVEGLNEVISNLRYRNVMDVEHLLNYPNENDAVMESPTDEEIIESVMSTDEGTDPEPDDNNVIPSVSSKEAFQALTTLNNYLLQHEQNIPGVIFALHKVKDEINFGFDGKKKQATIDSYFNKN; encoded by the coding sequence ATGGCTTGGAATATTGATGTGAAAACAACCACAATTGCAAATTGTTTTCGGCATTGCAAGATTCGTTCAAAAGAAAATGATGAACAAGAACTTGGAGAAATAAATGAAGGTGTCGAAGGATTAAATGAAGTTATCTCTAATTTACGATATAGGAATGTGATGGATGTCGAGCATCTCTTAAACTATCCAAACGAGAATGATGCGGTTATGGAATCACCTACGGATGAAGAAATCATTGAGTCGGTAATGAGCACTGATGAAGGGACTGATCCTGAACCCGACGATAACAATGTCATCCCAAGCGTGTCATCAAAGGAAGCATTTCAAGCACTCACCACTTTGAACAATTACTTGTTACAACACGAGCAAAACATACCAGGAGTTATTTTTGCTTTACATAAAGTCAAGGACGAGATTAATTTTGGCTTTGATGGAAAGAAGAAACAAGCAACAATAGattcatattttaataagaattaa
- the LOC141691095 gene encoding ubiquitin-activating enzyme E1 2-like isoform X1 has product MSQLTKLTLIFSLITSIILGLLFVRFSDLAYSHVFVFFLLCLGFACGLIRYFVDKNPVIGGSCSSIGGELIMDYSIENSKDIDEDLHSRQLAVYGRDTMRRLFASNVLVSGLKGLGVEIAKNLVLAGVKSVTLHDEGNVELWDLSSNFIFTENDIGKNRALASVQKLQELNNSVAVSALTSKLTKEKLSDFQAVVFTDTDLETAIAFNDYCHNHQPPIPFIKTEVRGLFGNVFCDFGPGFTVADVDGEEPHTGIIASISNDKPAFVSCVDDERLEFQDGDLVVFSEVRGMKELNDGKPHKIINARPYSFNLEEDTTNFQAYEGGGIVTQIKQPKVLEFKPLKEALEDPGEFLLSDFSKFDRPPLLHLAFQALDKFKSELGRLPVAGSEEDVHKLVSIAGNINETLKHGKVDDINPKLLRHFAFGSRAVLNPMAAMFGGIVGQEVMKACSGKFHPLFQFFYFDSIESLPTEQMDLNDFRPLNSRYDAQISVFGAKLQKKLEDAQVFVVGSGALGCEFLKNLALMGVSCSSQGKLTVTDDDVIEKSNLSRQFLFRDWNIGQAKSSVAATAAALINPNLNIKDLQNRVGPETENVFDDTFWENLNVVVNALDNVNARLYVDQKCLYFQKPLLESGTLGAKCNTQVVIPHLTENYGASRDPPEKQAPMCTVHSFPHNIDHCLTWARSEFEGLLEKTPAEVNAYLSNPSEYTNAMVNAGDAQARDNLERVLECLDKDRCETFQDCITWARLKFEEHFYNRVKQLIFTFPEDAATSTGAPFWSAPKRFPRPLQFSTADPSNLHFVMAASILRAETFGISVPDWVKHPKALTEAVDKVMVPEFRPQEGVKIETDEKVTNLSAASIDDSAVIDELTQKLEQLCKTLPTGFRMKPIQFEKDDDTNYHMDMIAALANMRARNYSILEVDKLKAKFIAGRIIPAIATATAMATGLVCLELYKVLNGMHRVEDFRNTFANLALPLFSIAEPVPPKVVKHRNMSWSIWDRWIVKDNPTLRELLQWFSNKGLNAYSISCGSCLLYNNMFPHHKDRMDKKVVDLAREVAKLEIPSYRHHLDVVVACEDDEDDEIDLDIPQISIYFR; this is encoded by the exons ATGTCACAATTAACTAAATTAACTCTAATTTTCTCACTAATCACTTCAATTATACTTGGATTACTCTTTGTTAGATTCTCTGATCTTGCTTATTCTCATGTTTTTGTGTTCTTTTTGCTTTGCCTAGGGTTTGCTTGCGGTTTAATTCGCTATTTTGTTGATAAAAATCCAGTGATCGGAGGTAGTTGTAGTAGTATTGGTGGTGAATTGATTATGGATTATAGTATTGAAAACTCGAAAGATATCGATGAGGATCTTCATAGTAGGCAGCTGGCGGTGTATGGCCGTGACACGATGAGACGGTTGTTTGCTTCGAATGTGCTTGTTTCTGGCTTGAAAGGCCTTGGCGTTGAAATCG CAAAGAACCTTGTGCTGGCTGGCGTCAAGTCTGTCACTTTGCATGATGAAGGAAACGTGGAGTTGTGGGATTTGTCCAGCAATTTCATTTTCACAGAGAATGATATTGGTAAGAATAGAGCACTTGCTTCTGTTCAAAAACTTCAGGAACTCAACAATTCTGTGGCTGTATCTGCCTTAACGTCAAAATTGACAAAAGAGAAGCTATCCGATTTTCAG GCAGTGGTTTTTACTGATACCGATTTGGAGACTGCGATTGCATTTAATGATTACTGTCATAATCATCAACCTCCTATTCCATTTATAAAAACTGAAGTAAGAGGTCTTTTTGGTAATGTGTTCTGTGATTTCGGCCCAGGATTTACTGTGGCTGATGTTGACGGTGAAGAACCTCACACCGGTATTATTGCATCTATCAGTAATGACAAGCCTGCATTCGTGTcgtgtgttgatgatgaaaggCTCGAGTTTCAGGATGGGGATCTTGTTGTGTTCTCAGAAGTTAGGGGAATGAAGGAACTTAATGATGGAAAGCCACATAAGATAATTAATGCAAGACCATATTCTTTCAATCTTGAGGAGGATACTACAAATTTTCAAGCATATGAAGGAGGAGGTATCGTCACTCAGATAAAGCAGCCCAAAGTCCTAGAGTTTAAGCCATTGAAAGAAGCACTTGAGGATCCGGGCGAATTTTTGCTGAGCGATTTTTCCAAATTTGACAGGCCACCTCTCTTGCACCTGGCTTTCCAAGCACTTGACAAGTTTAAGTCTGAATTAGGACGCTTGCCTGTTGCTGGTTCTGAAGAAGATGTACATAAACTTGTATCAATTGCAGGAAACATCAATGAGACCTTAAAACATGGGAAAGTGGATGATATAAACCCAAAGCTTCTGCGTCACTTTGCTTTTGGTTCCCGAGCTGTCCTGAATCCTATGGCTGCTATGTTTGGTGGAATTGTTGGTCAGGAGGTTATGAAAGCATGCTCTGGAAAGTTTCATCCTCTTTTCCAG TTCTTCTACTTTGACTCGATTGAGTCACTTCCTACTGAGCAGATGGATCTTAATGACTTCAGACCGTTGAATAGCCGATATGATGCACAGATATCGGTTTTTGGGGCCAAACTCCAGAAGAAACTGGAAGATGCTCAGGTGTTTGTTGTGGGATCTGGTGCTCTTGGCTGTGAGTTCTTGAAGAATTTAGCCCTGATGGGAGTTTCTTGTAGCAGTCAAGGAAAGCTAACTGTCACTGATGATGATGTAATTGAGAAGAGTAACCTCAGCAGGCAATTTCTCTTCCGTGATTGGAATATAGGGCAGGCAAAATCCAGTGTTGCTGCTACTGCTGCTGCTTTGATAAATCCCAATCTTAACATTAAAGACTTGCAGAATCGTGTTGGCCCTGAGACTGAAAACGTTTTTGATGATACCTTTTGGGAGAATCTAAATGTCGTTGTCAATGCCCTGGACAATGTCAATGCCAGGCTTTATGTTGATCAGAAATGTTTGTATTTTCAAAAGCCACTTTTAGAGTCAGGAACCCTAGGGGCTAAATGCAACACCCAGGTGGTAATTCCTCATCTAACTGAGAATTATGGTGCCTCAAGGGATCCCCCAGAGAAACAGGCACCCATGTGTACTGTCCATTCATTCCCACACAACATTGATCATTGCTTGACATGGGCCAGATCAGAATTCGAGGGTTTGCTTGAGAAGACACCAGCTGAAGTTAATGCATATCTTTCCAATCCAAGTGAGTATACCAATGCTATGGTGAATGCTGGTGATGCTCAAGCCCGGGACAATTTAGAACGGGTTCTTGAGTGCCTTGACAAGGATAGATGTGAAACATTCCAAGATTGCATTACATGGGCTCGATTAAA GTTTGAAGAACATTTCTATAATCGCGTGAAACAATTAATTTTTACTTTTCCTGAGGATGCTGCAACTAGTACTGGAGCTCCATTTTGGTCAGCACCCAAACGTTTTCCGCGACCACTGCAGTTCTCTACCGCTGATCCGAGTAATCTGCATTTTGTCATGGCAGCATCTATACTACGAGCTGAGACATTTGGCATCTCTGTTCCTGATTGGGTAAAGCACCCCAAGGCATTGACAGAAGCTGTTGATAAGGTTATGGTCCCTGAATTTAGACCGCAAGAAGGTGTCAAAATTGAGACTGATGAGAAGGTCACGAACCTATCTGCTGCTTCTATAGATGACAGTGCCGTCATAGATGAGCTAACTCAAAAGCTAGAGCAGCTCTGTAAGACTCTGCCGACTGGTTTCAGGATGAAACCCATACAATTTGAGAAG GATGATGATACCAATTACCACATGGACATGATAGCTGCACTTGCCAACATGAGGGCGAGAAATTACAGCATCCTGGAAGTTGATAAGTTGAAGGCTAAATTTATTGCTGGGAGGATTATCCCTGCAATTGCAACAGCCACTGCAATGGCAACTGGACTTGTTTGCCTGGAGCTTTACAAGGTTCTGAATGGAATGCATAGAGTGGAGGATTTTCGCAACACATTTGCAAACCTTGCTCTGCCTTTGTTTTCCATCGCAGAGCCCGTCCCTCCTAAAGTCGTTAAGCACCGCAACATGAGCTGGTCTATCTGGGACCGATGGATTGTTAAAGATAATCCTACGTTGAGGGAGCTTCTTCAGTGGTTTTCTAATAAGGGGCTGAATGCTTATAGTATTTCATGTGGAAGTTGTTTGCTCTACAATAACATGTTTCCTCATCACAAAGACCGGATGGACAAGAAGGTGGTGGATTTGGCAAGAGAAGTGGCTAAGCTAGAGATTCCATCTTACCGTCATCATTTGGATGTTGTGGTGGCTTGTGAGGATGACGAAGATGATGAAATTGATCTTGACATACCTCAGATATCCATTTACTTCCGGTAG
- the LOC141691095 gene encoding ubiquitin-activating enzyme E1 1-like isoform X2: protein MDYSIENSKDIDEDLHSRQLAVYGRDTMRRLFASNVLVSGLKGLGVEIAKNLVLAGVKSVTLHDEGNVELWDLSSNFIFTENDIGKNRALASVQKLQELNNSVAVSALTSKLTKEKLSDFQAVVFTDTDLETAIAFNDYCHNHQPPIPFIKTEVRGLFGNVFCDFGPGFTVADVDGEEPHTGIIASISNDKPAFVSCVDDERLEFQDGDLVVFSEVRGMKELNDGKPHKIINARPYSFNLEEDTTNFQAYEGGGIVTQIKQPKVLEFKPLKEALEDPGEFLLSDFSKFDRPPLLHLAFQALDKFKSELGRLPVAGSEEDVHKLVSIAGNINETLKHGKVDDINPKLLRHFAFGSRAVLNPMAAMFGGIVGQEVMKACSGKFHPLFQFFYFDSIESLPTEQMDLNDFRPLNSRYDAQISVFGAKLQKKLEDAQVFVVGSGALGCEFLKNLALMGVSCSSQGKLTVTDDDVIEKSNLSRQFLFRDWNIGQAKSSVAATAAALINPNLNIKDLQNRVGPETENVFDDTFWENLNVVVNALDNVNARLYVDQKCLYFQKPLLESGTLGAKCNTQVVIPHLTENYGASRDPPEKQAPMCTVHSFPHNIDHCLTWARSEFEGLLEKTPAEVNAYLSNPSEYTNAMVNAGDAQARDNLERVLECLDKDRCETFQDCITWARLKFEEHFYNRVKQLIFTFPEDAATSTGAPFWSAPKRFPRPLQFSTADPSNLHFVMAASILRAETFGISVPDWVKHPKALTEAVDKVMVPEFRPQEGVKIETDEKVTNLSAASIDDSAVIDELTQKLEQLCKTLPTGFRMKPIQFEKDDDTNYHMDMIAALANMRARNYSILEVDKLKAKFIAGRIIPAIATATAMATGLVCLELYKVLNGMHRVEDFRNTFANLALPLFSIAEPVPPKVVKHRNMSWSIWDRWIVKDNPTLRELLQWFSNKGLNAYSISCGSCLLYNNMFPHHKDRMDKKVVDLAREVAKLEIPSYRHHLDVVVACEDDEDDEIDLDIPQISIYFR from the exons ATGGATTATAGTATTGAAAACTCGAAAGATATCGATGAGGATCTTCATAGTAGGCAGCTGGCGGTGTATGGCCGTGACACGATGAGACGGTTGTTTGCTTCGAATGTGCTTGTTTCTGGCTTGAAAGGCCTTGGCGTTGAAATCG CAAAGAACCTTGTGCTGGCTGGCGTCAAGTCTGTCACTTTGCATGATGAAGGAAACGTGGAGTTGTGGGATTTGTCCAGCAATTTCATTTTCACAGAGAATGATATTGGTAAGAATAGAGCACTTGCTTCTGTTCAAAAACTTCAGGAACTCAACAATTCTGTGGCTGTATCTGCCTTAACGTCAAAATTGACAAAAGAGAAGCTATCCGATTTTCAG GCAGTGGTTTTTACTGATACCGATTTGGAGACTGCGATTGCATTTAATGATTACTGTCATAATCATCAACCTCCTATTCCATTTATAAAAACTGAAGTAAGAGGTCTTTTTGGTAATGTGTTCTGTGATTTCGGCCCAGGATTTACTGTGGCTGATGTTGACGGTGAAGAACCTCACACCGGTATTATTGCATCTATCAGTAATGACAAGCCTGCATTCGTGTcgtgtgttgatgatgaaaggCTCGAGTTTCAGGATGGGGATCTTGTTGTGTTCTCAGAAGTTAGGGGAATGAAGGAACTTAATGATGGAAAGCCACATAAGATAATTAATGCAAGACCATATTCTTTCAATCTTGAGGAGGATACTACAAATTTTCAAGCATATGAAGGAGGAGGTATCGTCACTCAGATAAAGCAGCCCAAAGTCCTAGAGTTTAAGCCATTGAAAGAAGCACTTGAGGATCCGGGCGAATTTTTGCTGAGCGATTTTTCCAAATTTGACAGGCCACCTCTCTTGCACCTGGCTTTCCAAGCACTTGACAAGTTTAAGTCTGAATTAGGACGCTTGCCTGTTGCTGGTTCTGAAGAAGATGTACATAAACTTGTATCAATTGCAGGAAACATCAATGAGACCTTAAAACATGGGAAAGTGGATGATATAAACCCAAAGCTTCTGCGTCACTTTGCTTTTGGTTCCCGAGCTGTCCTGAATCCTATGGCTGCTATGTTTGGTGGAATTGTTGGTCAGGAGGTTATGAAAGCATGCTCTGGAAAGTTTCATCCTCTTTTCCAG TTCTTCTACTTTGACTCGATTGAGTCACTTCCTACTGAGCAGATGGATCTTAATGACTTCAGACCGTTGAATAGCCGATATGATGCACAGATATCGGTTTTTGGGGCCAAACTCCAGAAGAAACTGGAAGATGCTCAGGTGTTTGTTGTGGGATCTGGTGCTCTTGGCTGTGAGTTCTTGAAGAATTTAGCCCTGATGGGAGTTTCTTGTAGCAGTCAAGGAAAGCTAACTGTCACTGATGATGATGTAATTGAGAAGAGTAACCTCAGCAGGCAATTTCTCTTCCGTGATTGGAATATAGGGCAGGCAAAATCCAGTGTTGCTGCTACTGCTGCTGCTTTGATAAATCCCAATCTTAACATTAAAGACTTGCAGAATCGTGTTGGCCCTGAGACTGAAAACGTTTTTGATGATACCTTTTGGGAGAATCTAAATGTCGTTGTCAATGCCCTGGACAATGTCAATGCCAGGCTTTATGTTGATCAGAAATGTTTGTATTTTCAAAAGCCACTTTTAGAGTCAGGAACCCTAGGGGCTAAATGCAACACCCAGGTGGTAATTCCTCATCTAACTGAGAATTATGGTGCCTCAAGGGATCCCCCAGAGAAACAGGCACCCATGTGTACTGTCCATTCATTCCCACACAACATTGATCATTGCTTGACATGGGCCAGATCAGAATTCGAGGGTTTGCTTGAGAAGACACCAGCTGAAGTTAATGCATATCTTTCCAATCCAAGTGAGTATACCAATGCTATGGTGAATGCTGGTGATGCTCAAGCCCGGGACAATTTAGAACGGGTTCTTGAGTGCCTTGACAAGGATAGATGTGAAACATTCCAAGATTGCATTACATGGGCTCGATTAAA GTTTGAAGAACATTTCTATAATCGCGTGAAACAATTAATTTTTACTTTTCCTGAGGATGCTGCAACTAGTACTGGAGCTCCATTTTGGTCAGCACCCAAACGTTTTCCGCGACCACTGCAGTTCTCTACCGCTGATCCGAGTAATCTGCATTTTGTCATGGCAGCATCTATACTACGAGCTGAGACATTTGGCATCTCTGTTCCTGATTGGGTAAAGCACCCCAAGGCATTGACAGAAGCTGTTGATAAGGTTATGGTCCCTGAATTTAGACCGCAAGAAGGTGTCAAAATTGAGACTGATGAGAAGGTCACGAACCTATCTGCTGCTTCTATAGATGACAGTGCCGTCATAGATGAGCTAACTCAAAAGCTAGAGCAGCTCTGTAAGACTCTGCCGACTGGTTTCAGGATGAAACCCATACAATTTGAGAAG GATGATGATACCAATTACCACATGGACATGATAGCTGCACTTGCCAACATGAGGGCGAGAAATTACAGCATCCTGGAAGTTGATAAGTTGAAGGCTAAATTTATTGCTGGGAGGATTATCCCTGCAATTGCAACAGCCACTGCAATGGCAACTGGACTTGTTTGCCTGGAGCTTTACAAGGTTCTGAATGGAATGCATAGAGTGGAGGATTTTCGCAACACATTTGCAAACCTTGCTCTGCCTTTGTTTTCCATCGCAGAGCCCGTCCCTCCTAAAGTCGTTAAGCACCGCAACATGAGCTGGTCTATCTGGGACCGATGGATTGTTAAAGATAATCCTACGTTGAGGGAGCTTCTTCAGTGGTTTTCTAATAAGGGGCTGAATGCTTATAGTATTTCATGTGGAAGTTGTTTGCTCTACAATAACATGTTTCCTCATCACAAAGACCGGATGGACAAGAAGGTGGTGGATTTGGCAAGAGAAGTGGCTAAGCTAGAGATTCCATCTTACCGTCATCATTTGGATGTTGTGGTGGCTTGTGAGGATGACGAAGATGATGAAATTGATCTTGACATACCTCAGATATCCATTTACTTCCGGTAG